A single Paenibacillus sp. FSL R5-0517 DNA region contains:
- a CDS encoding DUF3343 domain-containing protein: MDEWINDWMLIAFDSTQQALRAEMLLEFAEIEIDLFPTPKEITAGCALCIQFPKEDLERVQKIIRNEFVEIRGLYFKTEDSYDNIPM; this comes from the coding sequence ATGGACGAATGGATTAATGATTGGATGCTGATTGCATTTGATTCAACCCAGCAGGCTCTGCGTGCTGAAATGCTGCTGGAGTTTGCGGAGATAGAGATTGATTTGTTCCCTACGCCAAAAGAAATTACAGCAGGGTGTGCGCTATGTATCCAGTTTCCAAAAGAGGATCTGGAGCGAGTGCAAAAGATCATTCGTAACGAGTTCGTAGAGATCCGGGGCCTCTATTTCAAAACAGAAGACAGCTATGATAACATACCGATGTAG
- the yyaC gene encoding spore protease YyaC, which yields MNPTSRSFSSQDMTSLKIPHTDPGIHSAITHRLMFHLYKAHSLQNVVIVCIGTDRSTGDCLGPLVGSALSKWDSPLFHLYGTLDEPVHAMNLQDTLHNIQKTHHNPYVIGIDACLGQSSSVGCIQVVNGPLKPGAGVNKELPPVGDIHLTGIVNVGGFMEYFVLQNTRLSLVVRMSEIISSSLYSAIREWHTRSTLLAVPE from the coding sequence ATGAATCCTACTTCGCGTTCCTTTTCATCACAAGACATGACCAGTCTAAAAATCCCCCATACCGATCCAGGCATTCACTCCGCCATTACCCATCGGTTAATGTTCCATCTCTATAAAGCCCATTCTCTGCAAAATGTAGTGATCGTCTGCATCGGCACTGATCGCTCAACAGGCGACTGCCTTGGTCCTCTGGTCGGATCAGCCCTTTCCAAGTGGGACAGCCCTTTATTCCATCTCTATGGTACCTTGGATGAACCCGTCCATGCGATGAACCTGCAGGATACACTTCACAATATACAAAAAACACACCATAACCCTTATGTGATTGGCATTGATGCCTGTCTAGGACAATCATCCAGTGTAGGATGCATTCAAGTCGTCAATGGCCCACTCAAACCAGGTGCGGGAGTAAATAAAGAATTACCGCCGGTCGGCGATATCCATCTGACAGGTATCGTTAACGTCGGCGGCTTTATGGAATACTTTGTTCTACAGAACACACGGCTCAGTCTCGTTGTGCGCATGTCCGAGATTATATCCAGCAGTCTGTATTCGGCCATCCGGGAATGGCATACACGTTCTACTCTGCTTGCTGTGCCAGAGTAA
- a CDS encoding DUF4446 family protein yields the protein MAELNELILEQLLWIIGGMALLTVILLIVSIAQGAKLRKFKRKYEAMMAGSGVEDLESLLINLKIQMDSIEDEHKLQTNQLQVVMQKLTRIQGKVGVKRYNAYGEHGSDLSFSMAMINDSQDGMILTGIYNRDGSYVYAKPLKGGESAYTLSPEEKEAITLAQQAE from the coding sequence ATGGCTGAATTAAACGAGCTGATTCTGGAACAGCTGTTATGGATTATTGGCGGAATGGCATTACTTACGGTGATCTTGCTGATTGTGAGTATTGCTCAAGGAGCAAAGTTACGAAAGTTTAAACGTAAATATGAAGCCATGATGGCTGGCAGTGGAGTAGAGGACCTGGAGTCATTGCTGATTAATCTGAAAATTCAGATGGACAGCATTGAGGATGAACACAAACTGCAAACGAATCAGCTACAAGTTGTCATGCAAAAGCTGACCCGCATTCAAGGTAAAGTTGGCGTGAAAAGATACAATGCCTATGGAGAGCATGGCAGTGATCTGAGCTTCTCCATGGCCATGATTAACGACAGCCAGGATGGCATGATCCTTACGGGGATATATAACCGTGACGGTTCTTATGTATATGCAAAACCTCTTAAAGGGGGAGAGTCCGCGTACACTCTGTCCCCAGAGGAAAAGGAAGCTATTACTCTGGCACAGCAAGCAGAGTAG